One segment of Sinorhizobium sp. BG8 DNA contains the following:
- a CDS encoding HlyD family secretion protein yields MSGKQNTNIARVRPVEADEEFVPASETVPAAEGRAEGVSGPAKVEAEAAPAKSGGKRRVLPVLVAVLLAAGAWYGYEWWTNGRFMVSTDDAYIEGDIATISPKVTGYVEKVNVVANQEVKAGDVLATLEDGDYRNALDQANAQIDTARLSLHRIDAQIDGAKASFAQTEAQQVALTAALKGAEIAQKRASELQSKSVGTTATLDSANVALDQARANLVGGEANITAAKANIALLEAQRKEEEGTIRTLELQRDKAQRDLNFTVLKAPYDGIVGNRSVQVGDLVSSGQKLMALVPVRELYVDANFKETQIAHLVPGSKVKVHVDAYDDHAIEATVESISPASGSVFSLLPPENATGNFTKIIQRVPVRIALPKEALDSGRLRAGLSVVVDVDTRTAPATGVAAAK; encoded by the coding sequence ATGTCAGGCAAGCAGAATACCAACATAGCGAGAGTTCGTCCCGTCGAAGCCGACGAAGAGTTCGTTCCCGCGTCCGAGACGGTCCCGGCTGCGGAAGGCCGCGCGGAAGGCGTGTCCGGTCCGGCGAAGGTCGAGGCCGAAGCGGCCCCGGCCAAGAGCGGCGGAAAGCGTCGTGTTCTCCCCGTTCTCGTGGCGGTGCTGCTCGCCGCCGGCGCCTGGTACGGCTACGAGTGGTGGACGAACGGCCGCTTCATGGTCTCCACGGACGACGCCTATATAGAGGGCGACATCGCCACGATTTCTCCCAAGGTCACGGGCTACGTCGAGAAGGTCAATGTGGTCGCCAACCAGGAGGTCAAGGCCGGCGACGTCCTGGCAACTCTCGAGGACGGCGACTATCGCAACGCGCTCGACCAGGCCAATGCCCAGATCGACACGGCCCGCCTCTCGCTCCACCGCATCGACGCCCAGATCGACGGCGCCAAGGCAAGCTTTGCGCAGACCGAAGCGCAACAGGTCGCGCTGACCGCGGCGCTCAAGGGTGCCGAAATCGCACAGAAGCGCGCGAGCGAGCTGCAGTCCAAGTCTGTGGGCACCACGGCAACCCTCGACAGCGCCAATGTCGCGCTCGACCAGGCGAGGGCGAACCTCGTCGGTGGCGAGGCGAACATCACCGCGGCAAAGGCGAACATCGCGCTCCTCGAAGCCCAGCGCAAGGAGGAGGAAGGCACGATCCGCACCCTCGAGCTCCAGCGCGACAAGGCACAGCGGGACCTCAACTTCACCGTGCTCAAGGCGCCTTATGACGGCATCGTCGGCAACCGCTCGGTCCAGGTCGGCGACCTCGTTTCCTCCGGCCAGAAGCTGATGGCGCTCGTGCCGGTGCGCGAACTCTACGTGGACGCGAACTTCAAGGAAACGCAGATCGCGCATCTCGTTCCCGGATCGAAGGTAAAGGTTCACGTGGACGCCTATGACGATCACGCGATCGAAGCCACGGTGGAATCCATCTCGCCGGCTTCCGGTTCGGTATTCTCGCTTCTCCCGCCGGAAAACGCGACGGGTAACTTCACCAAGATCATCCAGCGCGTCCCCGTGCGCATTGCCCTGCCGAAGGAGGCGCTCGACAGCGGTCGCCTGCGCGCCGGCCTCAGTGTCGTCGTCGACGTCGACACCCGCACGGCGCCCGCAACCGGCGTAGCGGCTGCCAAGTAA
- a CDS encoding TetR/AcrR family transcriptional regulator: MTDVKELESICADAAQAGRRAAGEDPAKREQILEGAKRVFMEQGFDAASMNDITRAAGVSKGTIYVYFQNKEDLFAELIERERTRISETAGHALDAGLSVEQALHDFGVIFCTHISSNYTINAMRIVIGAMSRMPALACSFLSSMRMNPVTVLKAYLDRQVSASTLAIDDTEMAARQFLELSTVGIFKPRLFGSMASPPPTDEIERIVNSAVRVFLAAYGAEKA; the protein is encoded by the coding sequence ATGACGGATGTGAAGGAATTGGAATCAATCTGTGCGGATGCAGCACAGGCCGGTCGTCGCGCCGCGGGCGAGGATCCGGCCAAGCGCGAGCAGATCCTCGAAGGCGCCAAGCGCGTCTTCATGGAGCAGGGTTTCGATGCCGCCAGCATGAACGACATCACCCGTGCCGCCGGCGTTTCGAAGGGCACGATCTACGTCTATTTCCAGAACAAGGAAGATCTATTTGCGGAACTGATCGAGCGCGAGCGGACCCGGATCTCGGAGACCGCCGGCCACGCGTTGGACGCCGGCCTGTCCGTCGAGCAGGCGCTGCACGACTTCGGCGTGATCTTTTGCACACATATTTCGTCAAACTACACGATCAACGCGATGCGGATCGTGATCGGCGCCATGTCGCGCATGCCGGCGCTCGCCTGCAGTTTCCTGTCTTCGATGCGGATGAACCCGGTAACCGTCCTCAAGGCTTATCTCGACCGCCAGGTAAGTGCCTCGACACTCGCGATCGACGACACGGAAATGGCCGCACGACAGTTCCTCGAGCTCTCCACGGTCGGGATCTTCAAGCCGAGACTTTTCGGCTCCATGGCATCCCCGCCGCCCACCGATGAAATTGAGCGCATCGTCAACAGCGCCGTCAGGGTATTCCTTGCCGCCTACGGTGCTGAAAAGGCCTGA